The Pseudorhodobacter turbinis genome contains a region encoding:
- a CDS encoding alpha/beta fold hydrolase yields the protein MLNIILHPAQSPSKLPPLLIVHGLFGSARNWGVIARRMAADREVLAVDMRNHGESPWMPSHSYADMAADLAEVIAAHGGRMDVMGHSMGGKAAMQLALTHGDMVDRLIVADIAPVAYSHDQSLHIRAMRALDLTGLTARSEADRRLAAHMDDPSLRAFFLQSLDLKADPVRWRLNLDVLEAEMAKITGWPGTTGRFDGAALFLAGGDSTYILPEHRPAIRDLFPAARFAKIPNVGHWLHAEKPREFEETMRIFLAR from the coding sequence CCCTCTAAGCTGCCGCCTTTGCTGATTGTGCACGGGCTGTTCGGATCTGCGCGCAATTGGGGTGTGATCGCACGGCGAATGGCGGCCGATCGTGAGGTGCTGGCCGTGGATATGCGCAACCACGGCGAAAGCCCTTGGATGCCCAGCCATAGCTATGCCGATATGGCCGCTGATCTGGCCGAGGTGATCGCTGCGCATGGCGGGCGGATGGATGTAATGGGGCATTCGATGGGGGGCAAGGCCGCGATGCAGCTTGCCCTGACGCATGGCGATATGGTGGATCGGTTGATTGTGGCCGATATCGCGCCGGTCGCCTATTCCCATGATCAGAGCCTGCATATCCGGGCCATGCGCGCGCTGGACCTGACCGGCCTTACCGCCCGGTCAGAGGCGGATCGGCGACTGGCGGCCCATATGGATGATCCGTCCTTGCGCGCATTTTTCCTGCAATCGCTGGACCTCAAGGCGGACCCTGTGCGCTGGCGGCTTAATCTGGATGTGCTGGAGGCAGAGATGGCCAAGATTACCGGTTGGCCGGGCACCACGGGCCGGTTTGATGGCGCGGCCCTGTTTCTGGCGGGCGGAGACAGCACCTATATCCTGCCTGAGCATCGCCCAGCCATCCGCGACCTCTTTCCTGCGGCCCGTTTTGCAAAGATCCCCAATGTCGGCCATTGGCTCCACGCCGAAAAGCCGCGAGAGTTCGAGGAAACGATGCGGATCTTTCTGGCCCGTTAA
- a CDS encoding sigma-54-dependent transcriptional regulator translates to MTSRPKAPSARGKASAGGSAPILLIEDTISLQMVYRTILINAGHRVVCAATAAEGLALFNSEKPSIVLLDLTLPDRDGLDLMQDMLARQANVIVIVITANGTINKAVEAMRAGAHEFLVKPIEEGRFLSSVDNALRDTTTAPIQPRTIMRQPNDLPEGAFIGSSTVMAQVHDKIESVAQSMATVFITGESGTGKELCALAVHQNSPRKQGPFIALNCGAIPADLLESEVFGHLKGSFTGAVSDKLGAAAAADGGTLFLDEVCEMLPALQTKLLRFLQTSTVQPVGATRPRKVNVRIVCATNRDPAEAVRRGEFREDLYYRLYVIPIHMPPLRDRGEDVIEVAETALQRFAAEEGRAFTSLSPQVRSMFREMTWPGNVRQVLNVMRNVAVLYDGTEVQPYMLPDDIAARTHVPPPQAAPEPGVGLTELMGLPLAEVERRIIEATLELHAGSVPRAARVLDVSPSTLYRKLEQWAKADQPN, encoded by the coding sequence ATGACCTCGCGCCCCAAAGCGCCCTCCGCCCGCGGCAAAGCAAGCGCCGGTGGTAGCGCCCCAATTCTGCTGATCGAGGATACGATCTCGTTGCAAATGGTGTATCGCACCATATTGATCAATGCTGGCCACCGCGTGGTTTGCGCCGCCACCGCCGCCGAAGGTCTGGCCCTTTTTAACAGTGAAAAGCCCAGCATCGTGCTTTTGGACCTGACCTTGCCGGATCGTGATGGGCTGGACTTGATGCAGGATATGCTGGCACGGCAAGCCAATGTCATTGTCATCGTCATCACCGCGAACGGAACCATAAACAAGGCCGTAGAGGCGATGCGCGCCGGCGCCCATGAGTTTTTGGTCAAACCCATCGAAGAGGGGCGCTTCCTGTCCAGTGTCGACAATGCCTTGCGCGATACAACAACTGCACCGATCCAGCCACGCACCATTATGCGCCAACCTAACGATTTGCCCGAAGGTGCCTTTATCGGCTCCTCGACCGTGATGGCGCAGGTTCACGACAAGATCGAATCGGTGGCCCAAAGCATGGCGACGGTCTTTATCACCGGCGAAAGCGGCACCGGCAAAGAGCTTTGCGCCCTTGCCGTTCATCAGAACTCTCCGCGCAAACAAGGCCCCTTCATCGCGTTGAACTGCGGCGCTATACCGGCGGATCTTTTGGAATCCGAAGTCTTCGGCCATCTTAAAGGCTCATTCACCGGGGCAGTTTCGGACAAGCTGGGGGCGGCGGCGGCGGCCGATGGCGGCACATTGTTTCTGGACGAGGTCTGCGAAATGCTGCCCGCCCTGCAAACCAAGCTGCTGCGGTTCTTGCAAACATCCACTGTGCAGCCAGTGGGCGCGACACGGCCGCGCAAGGTCAACGTGCGGATCGTCTGCGCCACCAACCGCGACCCCGCCGAGGCCGTGCGCCGGGGCGAGTTCCGCGAAGATCTTTACTACCGGCTTTATGTGATCCCGATCCATATGCCCCCGCTGCGCGATCGCGGCGAGGACGTCATCGAGGTTGCGGAAACCGCCCTCCAACGCTTTGCCGCCGAGGAAGGCCGCGCCTTTACCAGCCTTTCGCCCCAGGTGCGCAGCATGTTTCGCGAAATGACCTGGCCCGGAAACGTGCGGCAAGTGCTGAACGTCATGCGCAATGTGGCCGTGCTTTATGATGGGACCGAGGTGCAGCCCTATATGCTGCCCGATGATATCGCCGCCAGAACCCATGTGCCGCCCCCCCAAGCCGCCCCCGAACCTGGGGTAGGTTTGACAGAGTTGATGGGCCTTCCGCTGGCCGAAGTTGAACGCCGCATCATCGAGGCAACGCTCGAGCTTCACGCGGGATCAGTGCCACGGGCCGCGCGGGTGCTGGATGTGTCCCCCTCCACGCTTTACCGCAAGCTGGAACAATGGGCCAAGGCCGATCAGCCCAATTAA
- a CDS encoding hybrid sensor histidine kinase/response regulator, translating into MINRPGPDGDPMTEEMALLGHDIQSAIADILAGLSLIDDQGLTLKDRQQLYRTRAASKGLARLFEDGMTTLLTQAPAQPRPKPVVLAKLIESVARRWTYDDDSRVAVVINIQPDLPGTVICDRAAVERILSNLISNAVTHSGGQPVTVEISHPSPTQLLFTVRDHGPGFPETLTQSRPTNSESALPLWQSAAGHGLGLRIVQSLAQRIRARIALRNPACGGGLAEFHLPVTVLADQPIGTAARPTPLEGERVLIAEDSTSQAMFLEQILAQCGALVTVAQDGQAAMAMLNTDTFDLVLLDQELPGKSGLQICAELVKRPHRPRIAILTAHRSDAFSTRAKTAGADLVLAKPITSADDLIAAMRMGAMAPVQSGAFLHLLDIAGPVAAAELVAQFHADLADVQDKLAKALPAFDWKALRAASHTLIALAGTAGASDLEAKARDFNHAANASDRAQIEIQKTDIIQGVTDLLSFIDFIQQQHRASS; encoded by the coding sequence ATGATTAACCGACCAGGCCCCGACGGCGATCCGATGACAGAAGAGATGGCCCTTCTGGGACATGATATTCAATCTGCAATCGCCGACATCCTCGCCGGGCTGTCCCTGATTGATGACCAAGGGCTTACGCTAAAAGATCGCCAGCAACTCTATCGCACGCGTGCCGCCAGCAAGGGGCTGGCGCGCCTGTTCGAGGACGGGATGACCACGTTGCTGACCCAGGCCCCGGCCCAGCCGCGGCCCAAGCCTGTGGTGCTCGCCAAGCTGATCGAAAGCGTTGCACGCCGTTGGACCTATGACGACGATTCGCGGGTCGCGGTTGTGATCAACATCCAGCCGGATCTGCCCGGAACCGTGATCTGTGACCGCGCCGCGGTGGAACGGATTCTGTCCAACCTGATCAGCAATGCCGTAACACATTCGGGTGGGCAGCCGGTTACCGTAGAAATCAGCCATCCCAGCCCGACCCAATTGCTTTTCACCGTCAGGGACCACGGCCCCGGCTTCCCCGAAACGCTGACACAATCGCGCCCGACCAATAGCGAAAGCGCCCTTCCTCTCTGGCAAAGCGCTGCGGGGCACGGCCTTGGCCTGCGGATCGTCCAAAGCCTCGCACAGCGTATCCGCGCGCGCATCGCCCTTCGCAATCCCGCTTGCGGAGGGGGGCTGGCAGAGTTCCATCTGCCGGTGACCGTCTTGGCCGACCAGCCAATAGGTACCGCCGCACGGCCAACCCCGCTCGAAGGCGAGCGCGTGTTGATTGCGGAAGATAGCACCTCTCAGGCCATGTTTCTGGAACAGATATTGGCGCAATGCGGGGCGCTTGTCACCGTTGCCCAAGACGGGCAGGCCGCTATGGCGATGCTGAATACAGACACCTTCGACCTTGTGCTGCTGGATCAGGAGCTGCCGGGAAAGTCCGGGCTCCAGATTTGTGCCGAGCTGGTCAAGCGGCCCCATCGCCCCCGCATTGCGATCCTGACGGCCCACCGCTCTGATGCATTCAGCACAAGGGCCAAAACGGCCGGTGCCGATCTGGTTCTGGCCAAGCCGATCACCTCGGCTGACGATCTGATTGCGGCGATGCGCATGGGGGCAATGGCCCCTGTCCAATCAGGCGCATTCCTGCATTTGCTTGATATCGCAGGCCCCGTGGCCGCGGCAGAGCTGGTCGCACAGTTCCACGCCGACCTCGCCGATGTACAAGACAAACTGGCCAAGGCCTTGCCAGCCTTTGACTGGAAAGCCCTGCGCGCGGCATCCCATACCTTGATCGCCCTCGCCGGAACGGCAGGCGCATCGGATCTGGAGGCCAAAGCCCGTGACTTCAACCATGCGGCAAATGCCTCTGACCGAGCCCAAATAGAAATCCAGAAAACAGATATAATACAGGGCGTTACCGACTTGCTCAGCTTTATCGACTTCATCCAACAGCAACATCGGGCCTCTTCATGA